The following coding sequences lie in one Deltaproteobacteria bacterium genomic window:
- a CDS encoding ABC transporter permease has protein sequence MNHRGVWALYRFEMARFLRTVMQSLIAPVITTSLYFVVFGAAIGSRMSEVGGVSYGAFIVPGLMMLSLFTGSISNASFGIYFPKFTGTIYEILSAPISYLEMVIAYVGAAASKSILVGLVILGTAFCFVDVRIEHPLWMTAFLVMTATTFSLFGFAIGIWAKSFEQLQFVPLLVVTPLTFLGGAFYSIDMLPPTWRTVALFNPVVYLVSGFRWSFYGLADVAVGVSLGMTVGFLLLLLGVVRWMVKSGYRLKQ, from the coding sequence ATCAATCATCGCGGGGTATGGGCGCTGTATCGCTTCGAGATGGCGCGGTTCCTCCGCACGGTCATGCAGAGCCTGATCGCGCCGGTCATCACGACCTCGCTGTACTTCGTGGTCTTCGGGGCCGCGATCGGCTCGCGCATGTCCGAGGTCGGTGGGGTCTCCTACGGCGCGTTCATCGTGCCGGGCCTGATGATGCTGTCGCTCTTCACCGGCAGCATCTCGAACGCGTCGTTCGGCATCTACTTCCCCAAGTTCACCGGCACCATCTACGAGATCCTCTCGGCACCGATCTCGTACCTCGAGATGGTGATCGCCTATGTCGGTGCGGCCGCGAGCAAGTCGATCCTCGTGGGGCTGGTGATCCTCGGCACCGCGTTCTGCTTCGTCGACGTGCGCATCGAGCATCCGCTGTGGATGACGGCGTTCCTGGTGATGACCGCGACGACCTTCAGCCTGTTCGGCTTTGCGATCGGCATCTGGGCCAAGAGCTTCGAGCAGCTGCAGTTCGTGCCGCTGCTGGTGGTCACACCGCTGACCTTCCTCGGCGGTGCGTTCTACTCGATCGACATGCTGCCGCCGACCTGGCGCACGGTCGCGCTGTTCAACCCGGTGGTCTACCTGGTCAGCGGCTTCCGCTGGAGCTTCTACGGGCTCGCCGACGTCGCGGTCGGGGTGAGCCTGGGCATGACCGTGGGCTTCCTGTTGCTGCTGCTCGGGGTGGTGCGGTGGATGGTCAAGAGCGGCTACCGCCTCAAGCAGTGA
- a CDS encoding ABC transporter ATP-binding protein has translation MTAILSVSGLEKTYASGSVALARVDLEIQEGEIFALLGPNGAGKSTLINIICGTVTRSTGRVMVAGHDIERDFRAARTKIGLVPQELTTDAFETVWATVSFSRGLFGKKADPAYLEKLLRQLSLWDKRNERIMALSGGMKRRVMIAKALSHEPELLFLDEPTAGVDVALRRDMWTMVRGLRERGVTIILTTHYIDEAEEMADRIGIIAKGKLILVEEKVKLMAKLGKRQLTLTLVEPRSSIPPELADWPLTLEADGHALQYTYDAEAHEGVAALMKRIGELGLAYKDLNTRQSSLEDIFVSLVDEGA, from the coding sequence GTGACGGCCATCCTCTCGGTCTCCGGCCTCGAGAAGACCTACGCCTCGGGATCGGTCGCGCTCGCGCGGGTCGACCTCGAGATCCAAGAAGGCGAGATCTTCGCGTTGCTCGGCCCCAACGGCGCCGGCAAGTCGACGCTGATCAACATCATCTGCGGCACGGTCACGCGCAGCACCGGCCGCGTGATGGTGGCCGGGCACGACATCGAGCGCGACTTCCGTGCGGCGCGGACGAAGATCGGGCTGGTACCGCAAGAACTCACCACCGACGCGTTCGAGACCGTGTGGGCGACGGTCAGCTTCAGCCGTGGGTTGTTCGGCAAGAAGGCCGACCCTGCGTACCTCGAGAAGCTGCTGCGGCAGCTGTCGCTGTGGGACAAGCGCAACGAGCGGATCATGGCGCTGTCGGGCGGCATGAAGCGTCGCGTCATGATCGCCAAGGCGCTGTCGCACGAGCCGGAGCTGCTGTTCCTCGACGAGCCGACCGCAGGGGTCGACGTGGCGCTGCGGCGCGACATGTGGACGATGGTCCGCGGCCTGCGGGAGCGCGGTGTGACCATCATCTTGACCACCCACTACATCGACGAGGCCGAGGAGATGGCCGACCGCATCGGCATCATCGCCAAGGGCAAGCTCATCCTCGTCGAAGAGAAGGTCAAGCTCATGGCCAAGCTGGGCAAGCGGCAGCTGACGCTGACCTTGGTCGAGCCGCGCTCGTCGATCCCACCGGAGCTGGCGGACTGGCCGCTGACGCTCGAGGCCGATGGCCACGCGCTGCAGTACACCTACGACGCAGAGGCCCACGAGGGCGTCGCGGCGCTGATGAAGCGCATCGGCGAGCTCGGGCTCGCGTACAAGGATCTCAACACTCGACAGAGCTCACTCGAGGACATCTTCGTGAGCCTGGTCGACGAGGGGGCGTGA